One part of the Bacteroidia bacterium genome encodes these proteins:
- the leuS gene encoding leucine--tRNA ligase, whose product MGSYDFQKIEKKWQSYWKDNRTFVAEKLSEKPKYYALDMFPYPSGKGLHVGHPLGYIATDIITRFKRLKGFNVLHPMGFDSFGLPAEQYAIRTGIHPAETTEKNISRYLEQMEALGFHYDPDAVLSTSDEDYYRWTQWIFLKLFKHWYNKESEKAQPIEDLIAIFEKEGNANITAATSQKERFSAEDWKAMDEKAQADILMNYRLAYNAFANVNWCPALGTVLANEEIKDGKSERGGHPVERKQMRQWMLRITAYADRLLYNLDNLDWSDSMKNMQSHWIGRSEGANITYDVDGVEDTITVFTTRPDTLYGNTFMVLAPEHDLVAKITTPEQQKEVEEYVSWAGNRSEKDRIADTTKTGVFTGGHAIHPLTGEKLPIWIADYVVITYGTGAIMAVPSGDQRDWDFAKKYGLDIVKVVEGGDNEDEPYQPKDGIIINSDFLNGMVAKDAIGVMIDKLVEMGIGDKEVTYRQRDVIWSRQRYWGEPTPIYFKNGIAYPMDESELPLTLPEVDQYKPSESGEPPLSRAKNWKERPDGGLVDLNTMPGLAGSSWYFMRYPDAKNDKVFADRKIVDYWMPVDLYVGGTEHAVGHLMYSRFWTMFLHDMGEVSVEEPFTKLVNQGKIQGTSQLVLRKVEDGVQKFVSADMVADAERADYAEIHVEVNMVQAQTLDLEEFKKDPMLEGKYEFITNADGEFKTVPRAEKMSKSYYNTVDPVDICRDYGADTLRLYEMFLGPLEMAKPWNTDGISGVHNFLKRAFNLFINEQEEVILTDDKASDEELKYLHQCIKKVEEDIERLAFNTCVPAFMVFVKEMGRLKCHKREILEPFLRVLSPFAPHFCEELWEKIGHKESILFSTYPQWEEKYLVESTINYPVQINGKVRTKIDAAADADKAAVEEIALGNETVQQWLEGKSPKKVIVVPGRIVNIVV is encoded by the coding sequence ATGGGAAGTTACGACTTTCAAAAAATTGAAAAAAAATGGCAAAGCTACTGGAAGGATAATCGAACCTTCGTAGCCGAGAAATTATCTGAGAAGCCAAAATACTATGCTCTTGACATGTTTCCTTATCCTTCCGGAAAAGGTCTCCATGTAGGGCACCCACTGGGATATATCGCGACTGATATCATCACTCGCTTTAAAAGATTGAAGGGATTCAATGTATTGCACCCGATGGGTTTTGACTCTTTTGGTTTGCCCGCCGAGCAATATGCAATCCGCACAGGTATCCACCCTGCAGAAACCACCGAAAAGAATATCTCCCGCTATTTGGAACAAATGGAAGCTTTGGGTTTTCATTATGATCCAGATGCTGTCTTGTCTACCTCTGATGAGGATTATTACAGATGGACTCAGTGGATCTTTTTGAAGTTGTTCAAGCATTGGTACAACAAGGAAAGCGAAAAAGCCCAACCTATCGAAGACTTGATTGCGATTTTTGAAAAGGAAGGAAATGCAAACATAACTGCAGCGACTTCTCAAAAAGAGCGCTTTAGTGCAGAGGATTGGAAGGCGATGGATGAAAAGGCCCAGGCAGACATTTTGATGAATTATCGTTTGGCCTATAATGCCTTTGCCAATGTAAACTGGTGCCCGGCTTTGGGAACGGTATTGGCCAATGAGGAAATCAAGGATGGGAAATCCGAAAGAGGAGGTCATCCCGTAGAGCGCAAGCAAATGCGTCAGTGGATGTTGCGGATCACGGCCTATGCCGATCGTTTGTTGTACAATTTGGACAACTTGGATTGGTCGGATTCCATGAAAAATATGCAGAGCCACTGGATCGGTCGCTCGGAAGGTGCCAATATCACCTATGATGTAGATGGGGTGGAAGATACAATTACTGTATTTACGACCCGTCCTGACACCTTATATGGAAATACATTCATGGTTTTAGCACCTGAACATGATTTGGTTGCAAAAATCACTACTCCCGAACAGCAGAAAGAGGTAGAAGAATATGTAAGCTGGGCAGGAAACCGTTCGGAGAAAGACAGAATTGCTGACACGACCAAAACAGGAGTATTTACCGGAGGTCATGCCATCCATCCTTTGACAGGCGAGAAATTGCCAATCTGGATTGCGGACTATGTAGTCATAACGTATGGTACCGGAGCCATCATGGCCGTACCTAGTGGAGACCAGCGCGACTGGGATTTCGCCAAAAAATATGGCTTGGATATCGTCAAGGTAGTCGAAGGAGGAGATAATGAGGATGAGCCTTACCAACCTAAAGACGGAATTATCATCAATTCTGACTTTTTGAATGGAATGGTGGCCAAAGATGCCATCGGAGTCATGATCGACAAATTGGTGGAGATGGGCATAGGTGACAAAGAAGTTACCTATCGTCAACGTGATGTGATTTGGTCCAGACAACGCTATTGGGGAGAGCCAACGCCTATCTATTTCAAGAATGGCATCGCCTACCCCATGGATGAATCTGAATTGCCTTTGACTTTGCCAGAAGTAGATCAATATAAGCCTTCCGAAAGTGGTGAACCTCCTTTGAGTCGAGCCAAAAACTGGAAAGAACGTCCGGATGGAGGCTTGGTAGATTTGAATACCATGCCCGGCTTGGCAGGCTCCAGTTGGTATTTCATGCGCTATCCGGATGCAAAGAATGACAAAGTATTTGCGGATAGAAAGATCGTGGATTACTGGATGCCGGTTGATTTATATGTAGGAGGAACAGAGCATGCCGTAGGGCACTTGATGTACTCTCGCTTCTGGACTATGTTTTTGCATGATATGGGAGAGGTTTCTGTAGAAGAGCCTTTCACCAAATTGGTCAATCAGGGTAAAATACAGGGTACGTCTCAATTGGTCTTGCGGAAAGTGGAAGATGGGGTTCAGAAATTCGTTTCTGCGGACATGGTTGCTGATGCCGAAAGAGCAGACTATGCCGAGATACATGTCGAGGTAAATATGGTACAGGCCCAGACATTGGATTTGGAGGAATTCAAGAAGGATCCGATGTTGGAGGGGAAGTATGAATTCATCACCAATGCCGATGGAGAGTTCAAAACGGTTCCCAGAGCCGAGAAGATGTCCAAGTCCTACTATAATACGGTAGACCCGGTAGACATCTGTAGAGACTATGGAGCGGATACCTTGCGCTTGTATGAGATGTTTTTGGGGCCTTTGGAAATGGCTAAACCCTGGAATACAGATGGAATTTCAGGAGTACATAACTTCTTGAAGCGTGCCTTCAATTTATTCATCAATGAGCAAGAAGAAGTCATTTTAACAGATGATAAAGCTAGTGATGAAGAATTGAAATACTTGCACCAATGTATCAAGAAAGTAGAAGAAGACATTGAACGTTTGGCTTTCAATACCTGTGTTCCTGCCTTTATGGTCTTTGTAAAGGAAATGGGACGTTTGAAGTGCCACAAGCGTGAGATTTTAGAGCCTTTCTTGAGGGTATTATCTCCATTTGCTCCTCACTTCTGCGAAGAATTGTGGGAGAAAATCGGACACAAAGAGAGTATCTTATTTTCCACTTATCCTCAGTGGGAAGAAAAATATTTGGTAGAATCCACCATCAATTATCCCGTTCAGATCAATGGAAAAGTACGGACAAAAATTGATGCAGCTGCCGATGCTGACAAGGCAGCAGTTGAGGAGATCGCCTTAGGAAATGAGACCGTACAGCAATGGTTGGAAGGGAAATCACCCAAAAAGGTGATTGTAGTTCCCGGACGGATCGTGAATATTGTTGTATAG
- a CDS encoding N-acetylmuramoyl-L-alanine amidase: MIPKEVSSLLRPVVLSLLYIISISVAQAVPVQSSINIDFLVPQAGQEEINILQTSNGLISHRRNLEAVYISQKYDIPIQNAYPFLTFTPVGEVDNYRKEGFHFNVRFSSDGNNWSNWEEIGLFHEIDPDDTRYIGEMLYLDGSQRFFEFMIVLSNDAITLPPIRLRSLKLDFFNPNVGSAPGDFQKPDDAGNPLAKFNESECDCAQPDFSDRVAWNCPDGNTFSGSGSPVMTDVTHMIVHHSAGPNNSSDWGAAVLAIWNLHKNTNGWDDIGYNWLIDPNGVIYEGRGGGNNVRGAHFCGKNTGTMGICFLGNFETATPSPEALASLEALLAWKSCDSGLDPKGSALHASSGLTLQTISGHRDGCNTLCPGANLYPMLAAQVRDNADSILTACTMVTSVNDLDQISELNVYPNPSEGDINVSWTAIQAGEVMMEVLNYQGQVFLQRELDLFLGSQSLQLDLPELSSGIYLLRFRNKKGTLTRKILLL; encoded by the coding sequence ATGATTCCTAAAGAAGTTTCGTCTTTGCTAAGACCTGTCGTCTTGAGCTTGCTATATATAATTAGTATCTCAGTAGCTCAAGCTGTACCCGTCCAATCCAGTATCAATATTGATTTTTTGGTCCCTCAAGCCGGGCAGGAAGAAATAAATATCCTGCAAACTTCTAATGGATTGATTTCTCACAGGAGAAACCTTGAGGCCGTTTATATTTCCCAGAAGTACGATATTCCTATTCAAAATGCTTATCCATTCCTGACCTTTACACCGGTCGGAGAGGTAGACAATTATCGCAAAGAAGGCTTTCATTTTAATGTCCGCTTTTCTTCGGATGGTAATAACTGGTCTAACTGGGAAGAAATTGGTCTCTTTCATGAAATTGATCCGGATGATACCCGCTATATCGGAGAGATGCTCTACCTCGATGGCAGTCAGCGCTTTTTCGAGTTTATGATTGTTTTGAGTAATGATGCGATTACGCTTCCTCCTATAAGGCTTCGAAGTCTTAAGCTTGATTTTTTCAATCCAAATGTGGGAAGTGCTCCGGGCGATTTTCAAAAGCCGGATGATGCGGGAAATCCATTGGCGAAGTTTAATGAAAGTGAGTGTGATTGTGCGCAGCCAGATTTTTCTGATAGGGTCGCCTGGAATTGCCCGGATGGGAATACCTTTTCAGGATCAGGTTCTCCGGTTATGACGGATGTAACGCATATGATCGTTCATCACTCTGCCGGACCTAATAATAGCAGTGATTGGGGAGCGGCAGTATTGGCCATCTGGAATTTGCATAAAAATACCAATGGCTGGGATGATATCGGTTATAACTGGCTGATCGATCCGAATGGAGTGATCTATGAAGGAAGAGGAGGTGGAAATAATGTCCGAGGGGCACATTTTTGTGGAAAAAATACGGGTACGATGGGCATTTGCTTCCTGGGAAATTTTGAAACAGCTACGCCAAGTCCTGAAGCTTTGGCAAGTTTGGAAGCTTTATTAGCCTGGAAAAGTTGTGATTCAGGCCTCGATCCTAAAGGCTCAGCTTTGCATGCTTCCAGTGGACTTACCTTACAAACGATATCTGGTCATAGAGATGGATGCAATACCCTTTGTCCGGGTGCCAATCTTTACCCTATGTTGGCCGCTCAGGTTCGAGATAATGCAGACTCTATTTTGACAGCCTGCACCATGGTTACTTCTGTAAATGACTTGGACCAAATTTCCGAACTAAACGTTTATCCCAATCCTAGCGAAGGAGACATCAATGTCAGCTGGACAGCTATACAAGCTGGTGAAGTCATGATGGAGGTTCTTAATTACCAGGGACAGGTATTCCTTCAGCGCGAATTGGATTTATTTCTCGGCAGCCAAAGTCTTCAACTGGATCTGCCCGAGCTGAGTTCAGGCATTTACCTTCTGCGATTCCGCAATAAAAAAGGAACGCTTACGCGCAAAATACTATTGCTGTAA
- a CDS encoding DUF697 domain-containing protein, with protein MSDKSTKEEIPQSVLAEEIIRNHVLYAMGGSVIPIPLLDLAAVTAIQLDMLKQLANLHELDYSESSGKALVGALTGNMMIRIGSSLFKAIPGIGTILGGISQVVLSGAATYALGDVFHRHATEGGNFQDLDMEVLKKYYEERYEEGKKKASEWKEEMENEVKEVEIEIKQAAEAATAPKDDQSVALQKLKELGELKEKGVISAQEFAAMKKQIKGEFKEAAKEPQKAAPKKPAAKKPAAKKTTARKKAAPKKKTDTDKKE; from the coding sequence ATGAGCGATAAATCGACTAAAGAAGAAATACCTCAAAGCGTACTTGCTGAGGAAATCATCCGCAATCACGTGCTATATGCCATGGGAGGAAGTGTGATTCCTATTCCTCTACTAGACCTTGCTGCTGTAACCGCTATCCAATTAGATATGCTCAAGCAGTTGGCAAACCTTCATGAACTAGATTATTCAGAAAGCTCAGGTAAAGCTCTTGTTGGAGCTTTGACTGGAAATATGATGATCAGAATCGGTTCATCGCTCTTTAAAGCCATTCCAGGCATCGGTACCATTTTAGGAGGCATCAGCCAGGTAGTTCTTTCTGGTGCAGCAACCTATGCATTGGGAGATGTTTTCCATCGCCATGCCACAGAAGGAGGCAATTTCCAGGACCTCGATATGGAAGTTTTGAAAAAATACTATGAAGAGCGATATGAAGAGGGCAAGAAAAAAGCCAGTGAGTGGAAAGAGGAAATGGAAAATGAGGTTAAAGAAGTAGAGATTGAGATAAAACAAGCTGCTGAAGCAGCTACAGCTCCTAAGGATGATCAATCCGTAGCTTTACAAAAACTCAAGGAATTGGGTGAGTTAAAGGAAAAAGGCGTAATCTCCGCACAGGAATTCGCTGCGATGAAAAAGCAGATCAAAGGAGAATTTAAAGAAGCAGCAAAGGAGCCCCAAAAAGCAGCTCCTAAAAAGCCGGCAGCAAAAAAACCAGCAGCCAAGAAAACAACTGCCCGGAAAAAAGCTGCTCCTAAAAAGAAAACAGATACTGATAAGAAGGAGTAA
- a CDS encoding DUF4919 domain-containing protein — translation MILLKRLSTTILLLTLLLSDYVAQGQESMFNSPDYKKIEAQIADTASKFYYPRLMDRYEYADNKMSLEEKRCLYYGYTLHKNYAPYKQSKYLDSLYKLPKQQNYSKKMLNKILLYADSALAKDPFDLTALLYQEKIYRQLHRPRKSYICGFRIKLIQEVLMSSGNGQSKENAIHVISVPHEYDFMRLMGLRVTGKKNSQDQPFDYLYVAPNDIDAEGFYFNVSVFKKLLYRK, via the coding sequence ATGATATTGCTCAAAAGATTATCAACAACTATCCTGTTACTCACTCTTCTTCTTTCCGATTATGTAGCTCAGGGCCAGGAAAGCATGTTCAATTCTCCTGACTATAAAAAAATCGAAGCACAAATTGCTGATACTGCTAGCAAATTTTATTATCCAAGACTTATGGATCGCTATGAGTATGCGGATAATAAAATGAGCCTGGAAGAGAAAAGATGCCTTTACTATGGGTATACCCTGCATAAGAACTATGCTCCTTATAAACAATCAAAATACCTTGACAGCCTGTATAAACTTCCCAAACAACAGAACTATAGCAAAAAGATGCTTAATAAAATTCTCCTCTATGCGGATTCTGCTTTGGCAAAAGATCCATTTGATTTAACTGCGCTCCTTTATCAGGAAAAAATCTATCGACAACTCCATAGACCTCGGAAGTCATACATATGTGGATTTCGGATTAAGCTCATTCAGGAAGTATTGATGAGTAGTGGAAATGGGCAGAGTAAAGAAAATGCGATCCACGTAATTTCAGTTCCTCATGAATATGATTTCATGCGCCTAATGGGTCTGAGGGTGACAGGGAAAAAAAATAGCCAGGATCAGCCTTTTGATTATTTATATGTAGCCCCTAATGACATAGATGCAGAAGGCTTTTATTTCAATGTCAGTGTTTTTAAAAAACTCCTTTACAGAAAATAA
- a CDS encoding DUF6503 family protein, with translation MKEISLASLIILLFTGVAMKQTNSRQAEYPKALQMVFDAHGGIDAWKSYGALTFGIEKEDEIEMNYVNLWDRKDRIDGKNFSMGYDGEQIWLKAGEDYKGNATFYHNLMFYFYAMPFVLGDEGINYSEAEALEYEGKSYPGVKISYNQGVGASDLDEYILYYDPETYQMAWLGYTATYYSKARKKNFNKIRYHNWTKVGDILLPQSISWFKVEEGKLMEPRNTVNFTDLKLSKEPHLDSRFEMPEGAKVAE, from the coding sequence ATGAAAGAGATCTCTTTAGCCAGCCTGATTATCTTATTATTCACAGGTGTGGCCATGAAGCAAACAAACAGCCGGCAGGCTGAGTATCCAAAAGCACTACAAATGGTTTTTGATGCACACGGAGGCATAGACGCATGGAAGTCCTACGGAGCCCTGACTTTTGGGATAGAAAAAGAAGATGAAATTGAAATGAATTATGTCAATCTCTGGGACAGAAAGGACCGTATAGATGGCAAGAATTTCAGTATGGGTTATGACGGAGAGCAGATTTGGTTGAAAGCCGGAGAAGATTATAAAGGAAATGCCACCTTCTACCATAATCTCATGTTTTACTTTTATGCCATGCCCTTTGTATTGGGGGATGAAGGGATCAATTATTCAGAAGCCGAGGCCCTCGAGTATGAAGGAAAGTCTTATCCGGGCGTAAAGATCAGCTATAATCAGGGAGTTGGAGCAAGTGATCTGGATGAATATATTTTATACTATGATCCGGAGACCTATCAAATGGCCTGGTTGGGATATACGGCTACTTATTATTCAAAAGCGCGTAAGAAAAATTTTAATAAAATCCGCTACCACAATTGGACGAAAGTAGGCGATATCCTGCTTCCCCAAAGCATCAGCTGGTTTAAAGTTGAAGAAGGAAAACTAATGGAGCCAAGAAATACGGTCAATTTTACAGACTTGAAGTTGAGCAAAGAGCCTCATTTGGACAGTAGGTTTGAGATGCCTGAAGGAGCGAAAGTAGCTGAGTAA
- a CDS encoding SDR family oxidoreductase — protein sequence MERKIALITGSNRGIGLEILRQLCEKGYHCMLTSRKEEDGRKALESLGALVEHISFQLLDVNQDASVAKMKAFVEEKFGRLDVLVNNAGWNYDEGKLASTVDLQSVIDTLNTNLMGPWRMCQAFIPLMKKMGYGRIVNVSSGSGSIDEMNSNTPAYGVSKTALNVLTIKLADELKGSGILVNSVCPGWVRTEMGGMNAPRSVTEGAEGIVWLATLAKDGPNGGFFRDRQPIAW from the coding sequence ATGGAAAGGAAAATCGCACTCATTACCGGATCAAATAGAGGGATCGGCCTGGAAATTCTCCGACAATTATGTGAAAAAGGCTACCATTGTATGCTGACAAGTCGTAAAGAAGAAGATGGGCGAAAGGCATTAGAAAGTCTGGGAGCCCTTGTCGAACACATTTCCTTTCAGCTTTTGGATGTAAATCAGGATGCAAGTGTGGCTAAAATGAAAGCTTTTGTCGAGGAAAAATTTGGGCGACTCGATGTCCTGGTCAACAATGCCGGCTGGAACTATGATGAAGGAAAGCTCGCCTCAACAGTGGACTTGCAATCTGTAATCGATACCCTCAATACCAATTTGATGGGACCCTGGCGCATGTGTCAGGCTTTTATTCCTCTTATGAAAAAAATGGGATACGGAAGGATTGTCAATGTTTCCAGTGGTTCTGGTTCCATCGATGAAATGAACAGCAATACGCCGGCATATGGAGTTTCGAAAACGGCCTTAAATGTGCTCACAATCAAACTGGCAGATGAGCTGAAGGGAAGTGGGATACTTGTCAATTCAGTTTGTCCGGGCTGGGTAAGAACAGAAATGGGCGGCATGAATGCTCCCAGAAGTGTAACCGAGGGTGCTGAAGGGATTGTATGGCTCGCAACTTTAGCTAAAGATGGTCCTAATGGGGGATTTTTCAGAGACAGACAACCGATTGCCTGGTAA
- a CDS encoding DUF2268 domain-containing putative Zn-dependent protease (predicted Zn-dependent protease with a strongly conserved HExxH motif), producing MKYLLLITILFSFALSQAQQKVEILTDDLDNFWVAYDKLPDCETKADSIKAFQEHYIDKGTEGLVAFIKVRDFTASEYYQVVKKFPKFWASVRPRTEEVKKMRPEIERIYQQYAETYPGHKAPKICFAIGTLRTGGTTSKEFMLIGTEIVASDKYVDKSELNNWLQSVMKEESEILGIVSHEYVHTQQRINFGTIWAGLNHRLLLMSLMEGSCDFLAKHITGVSINQHIIDYGEAHEAELWEEFQKEMYTNKFDNWLYQGNKTPKGVPADLGYYMGYKIAQAYYEQADNKEKALKDILRIKGYKRLLKKSGYADKAKNSG from the coding sequence ATGAAATACCTGCTACTCATTACCATCCTCTTTTCTTTTGCCCTCTCTCAGGCCCAACAGAAGGTCGAAATCCTGACCGATGATCTGGATAATTTTTGGGTGGCTTATGATAAACTTCCGGATTGTGAGACGAAGGCAGATAGTATCAAAGCCTTTCAGGAACACTACATAGATAAAGGAACCGAAGGCCTGGTGGCTTTTATAAAAGTTCGTGATTTTACAGCTTCTGAATACTATCAGGTTGTAAAGAAGTTCCCAAAGTTTTGGGCGAGTGTGAGACCTCGTACAGAGGAGGTCAAAAAAATGAGGCCAGAGATCGAAAGGATTTACCAACAATATGCAGAGACCTATCCGGGCCATAAGGCACCAAAGATTTGTTTTGCGATAGGAACTCTTCGTACAGGAGGAACTACCTCCAAAGAATTTATGTTGATCGGAACGGAGATAGTCGCTTCGGATAAATATGTCGATAAATCAGAGCTGAACAATTGGCTACAGTCTGTGATGAAAGAAGAATCGGAAATCCTCGGCATCGTTTCCCATGAGTATGTCCACACCCAACAGCGCATCAATTTTGGCACCATCTGGGCAGGTTTAAACCACCGACTTCTTCTCATGTCTCTCATGGAAGGCAGCTGTGATTTTCTGGCTAAACACATTACCGGGGTCAGTATCAATCAGCATATCATAGATTATGGTGAGGCGCATGAGGCAGAGCTTTGGGAGGAATTTCAAAAGGAGATGTACACCAATAAGTTCGACAATTGGCTGTATCAGGGAAATAAAACTCCTAAAGGAGTGCCTGCAGATTTGGGCTATTATATGGGTTATAAAATTGCCCAGGCTTATTATGAACAGGCTGATAATAAAGAAAAGGCCCTCAAGGATATTTTACGTATCAAAGGCTATAAACGCCTCTTGAAAAAGAGTGGGTATGCAGATAAGGCGAAAAATTCTGGTTAA
- the yaaA gene encoding peroxide stress protein YaaA has product MILIISPAKKLDFSEETRYTQNYSMPAHLEESQKLINSLSRMSRKKIGQLMDISPALSELNFDRYQNYHTPFTPDNAKQALLSFKGEVYLNMEVDSYEEAEYEYAQKHLRILSGLYGLLKPLDLIQPYRLEMGTKLKIRRKNNLYEFWGEKILDAVKEALEESGSNILINLASNEYFKSVKAKDLDAHIITPVFKDNKNGQYKTLFLYAKQARGQMSDFAIKEKVSDPEALKDFKSMGYSYNEELTEGDTWVFTR; this is encoded by the coding sequence ATGATCCTGATTATTTCTCCAGCCAAAAAGCTGGATTTCTCAGAGGAAACCCGATATACGCAAAACTATTCCATGCCTGCTCATTTAGAGGAGAGCCAGAAGCTTATCAACTCCCTGTCTCGAATGAGTAGGAAGAAGATCGGCCAACTCATGGATATCAGTCCGGCATTATCCGAACTGAACTTTGACCGCTATCAGAATTATCATACTCCCTTTACCCCAGACAATGCAAAGCAGGCATTGCTCAGTTTTAAGGGAGAAGTATACCTGAATATGGAGGTGGATAGCTACGAGGAGGCAGAATACGAGTATGCTCAAAAACATCTGCGAATCTTGAGTGGACTCTATGGTTTACTCAAGCCATTGGATTTGATTCAGCCTTACCGTTTGGAAATGGGCACCAAATTGAAAATCCGCAGGAAGAATAATCTTTATGAGTTCTGGGGAGAGAAGATTTTGGATGCGGTAAAAGAAGCTTTGGAAGAATCTGGCTCAAATATCCTCATCAATCTTGCCTCCAATGAATACTTCAAATCTGTAAAGGCAAAAGACCTGGATGCCCACATCATTACGCCTGTCTTCAAGGATAATAAAAACGGCCAATACAAAACCCTCTTCCTTTACGCCAAGCAAGCTCGCGGACAGATGAGCGACTTCGCCATCAAAGAAAAGGTGAGTGATCCCGAAGCTTTGAAAGACTTCAAAAGCATGGGCTATTCCTACAATGAGGAATTGACAGAGGGAGATACCTGGGTGTTTACGCGCTAG